ATAATGTAATATGGTCAGACAAATAGataaaatgaaaaaattgttTTGCGTGGAATAGCTTTTTTTGGACAAATCTGAAAAAAGCAAAGTTTTATCATTGGAGGCTTATCAAACCCAATGATGCGATAAAAAACAGGGCGATGATGACACAAATACTATGAAGTTATAGACTATAACAGGGAAAGAAGTTGACATTAAGATTAAGAATCGTGTTGAAAGTATTACTGTTCGGGTGTTGTTACAGTCCGTCCCGTCCATCAGAGGCTGGGAGTAATATTTGGTGCCATGATCGGCGTGGCAGGCGATCTCTTTGCAGGGGTCATGTACTGGGGTCTGCGAAAGGCATTAAAAAAGCGGAACAAAGTTTAGCATCTACAACACATAGAATTGCATCGatctttttaaaatttataattttcCGAAGCTTAATACGTGtctatttattttcattgtaaaaattaaaaagtcAAATGGTGGTCGTCCGATACGGAAACGCTGCATAGTTAAggatgatttttaaaaaaaatgtagtcAATCGTGGAACAAGGCTTTTGTAAAGTATACGGTTGTACAGAAATGTCATAGATTCCTGATGGTAAGCAACACTCTTGTCAATCAAGACTTGACATAAGGTCAATCATAGACCTACGAAGAAGAAGTAGGCGTGGTCATCAAGCATAAGACGGCACTGATCGTCCGCTGTGTACACCATGCCGGTAGAGGCAGCGGGGCGAGCTGGGAGCCATGCAGGTGCGTCATGTCAACGTCTCCACTCACTGGAGCGTTTTCAAGGCATCCAAGATTGAACCTACAAGTTAGAGGGAAGTAAAAGTATTCCAGTAATACACAGAATGTCAGATTATTCCATCAATACCAAAGGAAGTCACACACACAAAGGAATCTGCAGTACAAAGGGGTAAACTCTGTCTGCTCAACGGACGGACATACTCAGTGTTTTATCAGTAAAACAGACGGACGCATAATGTGGATTTAGTCGGTCATTGTTAAACATAATACCTACTTGTTGTTGTTGAGTTCCTTTGCGCTGCAATTGGACCACCGGAAGGCGTCCACTCCAGATTTGCCGGACGCGGACATGAGGGCGGGAGGACAGTGGTTATCGCTTGTGTTGTCATGGCTCATGCCGATACTGCGATGTAACAAATATATTCGTTTGTTTTGAGTAAGAAAGCAGAACGCATTTCTTGTCCAGCGTTTAGTGGAATGTTGTAAACTGTGCTTCGTGTTCCAATTTCAATTATTGCtattagtataagtattagtgttattattattattattattattattattattattattattattattattattattattattattatcattattatcattattttattattattattattattattattttaataataataataattataattattattattattagaagtagcagtagtagtagtagtagtagtagtagtagtagtagtagtagtagtagtagtagtagtagtagtagtagtagtagtagtagtagtagtagtagtagtagtagttgttgttgtagttgtagtagtagtagtagtagtagtaaaagtagttgtagtagtagtagtagaagtagtagtgtaatagtagtagtagtagtagtagtagtagtagtagtagtagttagtagtagtagtagtagtagtagtagtagtagtagtagtagtagtagtagtagtagtagtagtagtagtagtagtagtagtagtagtagtagtagtaatagttttagtagtagtagtagtagtagtagtagtagtagtagtagtagtagtagtagtagtagtagtagtagtagtagtagtagtagtagtagtagtagtagtagtagtagtagtagtagtagtagtagtagtagtagtagcagtagtagtagtagtatatattttgaatatcTGCGGTAAATTATGTTAAGATTGCGTGATGGGTGACGAAGTAACTGTCCGTATATTATGTTTAATAGCCAAATTTAACCTTCGATATTTACGTTTTTCATCGAAATTCAATAAATGGATACCAATGTCTCCATGCTACATGCAAATGACACGATGGAGAAAATCCAAGAGTCCATTACGcgatcaataaaaaaaaaatatcactcGACTGTGTATGTAAGACTTTGTACCACGTGACATAGCTCCACTACGTGTGCTGCACTTACAGGTGGCCTATTTCATGCGCCAGAGTGAGGCCGAATACGGGGCCAGTATCTTCCACGACGGCACACTTATTTCGTATCTTACACGCACCAAAGGGGAACGCAAGACCAATGGTGGACTTCCCGTTGTCATTGGCGCCATATTCAATATCATTTCTAAATTTGGGAATAAAAGATTAACGTATGCACTCGTTATTTGTTTAGTGTAGTGGGCGGGGGGTACTTTATGGTATGTTCATGCAGATCTAAACACAATTTTATATTGGACAACACATCTTCATTCCCTGCACAACGGAAACCAACTAAGGACTTGCGTTCtaaaaagttttctttttcatttaaagaatggaAAATCTTTTACGTTTAATTTTAGTTAATTTCTAcactaaaaaaatattaattagttACACCAAGGCCTTGACAAACGTAAATAGGGGGCCTAAAGAAGATATCCAAACCGTGTTAAAAGGATGGTAACGTCAGTTGTGTTCAGCGTGTGATGCTTGCTCTGCCACTCACAGAAACTATTCATTGTCTTCTCAGCGTCCACTGTGTCACTCACATCAAACCCCTGCAAATACATTATATAAGTAGCTGGTACGTCATACACATTCTATTAATAGATcacatacacatgtatttgtCTTCTCAGCGTCCGGTGTGTCACTCACGGCCAACACCTGCAAAACATCGTGTGAATTTGCTATGACATCATACATTCTATGAATGGCACATCAGACACATTATGTGAATAGCTGCGACGTCATTTATTCTATAAATAGCATCACATACACATTTATTTGTCATCACATCGTCCGGCGTGTCACTCACGACCAACACCTGCAAAACATCGTGTGAATTTGCTTTTACATCATACATTCTATAAATAACACAGCAGACACATTCTGTGAATAGCTGCGACGTCATACATTCTATAAATAGCAGGTTGTCTGTCTTTTCAGCGAAAGCTGTGTCTCTAACACATAATCCCTGCAAACACAGTCTGTGAATAGCTTTGAAGTCATACATTCGAAAATTAGTATGTTAAAACACCTTCTCAGCGTAAGTTGTGTCACTCACGTCAAAACCCTGCAAATACATTCTGTAAATTCATAATTCTATTAATAGCATCTTACACACTTTCTGTGAATAGCCATGAGCAATCAAATTGAATGAATACCATTGTAGTTTTGCACCGCAAAAGTAAAACACCCACGGCGATTAAAACGTCGCAAAATCGTATATGTTAACTAATTTATGAACAAAGTGTTAAAGTTGAGCTATTGTGTTCAGtatatgtccgtccgtctttcttcGTGCGTTATGCGGTGTCCGGGGTACGAGTTCCAGTTTACTTCGTAACCGCACGAGAAGCCCCATTTGTTGCTCAAACCGAATGAAAATATTTCCGGTTGTTAATTTGACAATATCTATGCCAAGTTCGATTTGGAACAGTTTTCATAGCAAGTAAGTTAACGCTACACACGCgacatgtatttatcaattttGGTCAAAAAGTTGATTATAACTTCATACGCCATATTTATTGATCAATATTTGTCAAAAACTTGGTGAACACTCCATACCACATTTATTGATCAATCTTGGTAAAAAGTTGGTCaacactccatacgccacatTCATTGATCAATCTTGGTCAAAAAGTTGGTAAACACTCTATACGCCACATTTATtgaaaaatttggtcaaaacatttgtgaaCTCACCCCATACgccacatttatttataaatcttggtcaaaaacttggtaaacactccatacgccacatTTATTGATCAACCTTGGTCAAAAACTtggtaaacactccatacgccacattcatttttcaatcctggtcaaaaagttgtttaacactccatacgccacatTAATTGATAAACCTTGGTCAAAAACTtggtaaacactccatacgccacatTCATTGTTCAATCCTGGTCAAAAAGCTGTTTAACAATCCATACGCCACATTTATTGATCAACCTTGGTAAAAAAAACTtggtaaacactccatacgccacatttattgatcaatcttgataaaaaaataaattttgacagGACCAAGACCGAGTGCGTATCTGTGTCATTTTTGTCCAAAAGCTAGGCCACTGGCTTAAATTTGATGACAAAAttagctgtgctctgtgaaaaagacgtttaatgcatgtgcgaaagtgtcatcccagattagcatgtgcagtccgcacaggataattaaggacgacattttccgcttttatggtatttttcgtttacagaaattctcttcttagcaaaactccggttaaggtggaaagtgtcgtttctgattagcctgtaaggactgcacatgctaatcaggaacgacactttgcgcacttaaattaaacccctttttcacagagcacggctcagatTTATATCGTCAAGTTTTATCTCGTGCCCAATATAAAGCTCACATGTTTTGCTCAATATTGATGATACTTGGTAAAAGTGTTTATCTTGGCAATACGTATATAACAATAGGCAAATTACAAAACTCTCTACACGTTTCCGAAATCCAGGTCACAAATTGAAACTTTGAcaaacttgttaacactagaCGCCATATTAATGACTCAGtcttgataaaaatatgtaagcATTTGTATCATATTACCAGATGAATATCGATAGTATAagaacgatcgtataaacttgagctcTATACTATCGCTATATTTAGATAAGAAATGggttttaccaaaacatgaagaatatgtttttgtcaactacgtaAAAAACATCGTCAGAAAATGCGatgtttgatatttattaatgaaagaggagaagaaatatatagaatattatgtgagttttgaatTTAGATAAAGTTTATTATGCGATGCTTCAAATCATGTTAGCGCGAAGCTTgtctaataatcataaaatatcgcattttgtgacgattttatctttccgtaATTGACACAAACATATTCTCCAATTAAAAAAACCCAAACAAATCTGTTCTAAAAATAGTGATAGTATCAAGCTAAATTTTATACGATCGTTGTAATACTATCGATTGTCATCTGGTACTAggataaaataagataaatagaAAAGTATGTGAGTTTcgtcggcaagcctcgcgctaacatggttctaagcctcgcatgattaACTTGATCGTTGTCCaaaactaacataatattctctatttttCTTAACAATATCTAGCCAATTTTGAATATAGATCACATGTTTTAACACTATGGTCACTTGGTAAGCTCTTCAAAATGCGTTAACACTCTTTAAAGCACATTTATGAGTTTAActtaataaaacttggtaagATTTTTAATCTTGACGATATCTAGCTGTACTTCAATTCTGGGTCCTTCATGTATCAGAATATTGTTTAAGCGCCTTAAATCTAAAGCAAAACTTTGTAACAAATATAAAAGTGACATGTGGGAATCaatattgttgaaaaaaacaacaactcagttcttattttagaaatatatatagtacAAGTTCGAATCTGCGTCTAGTTGGTTTAACATAGGTCATCAAGTGAAGTCTTCGGCAATTGGCGTTTCTTGATAAAAGGTGAGCACTTAAGGGACAagaaggccctcttgtttcatatgCGACTTTTATAGAAACAACGGTATCATGAAACGGACACCGTACCTCAGTCACATGTATTGGACGAGTTGAACTCAACGATCGTGGACATCACGAGTTTGATAAACGATAATGTATTTTACTGTACACCATACAACATTGACCTACAATGTATATTGGACGATCACAATTGTCTCTGACCTAACAATTTTAAGCAACATCCATGGCTTTAACGGGCCGCCATAACAAAGTTACTTACATTGGACGAGTTGAACACAATGATCTCTGACAATAAGAGTTTCATCAAGGTGCCAATGGACCGGTCTGCGAACAACTTCGACGcctgaaacaaataataaaatgtacaagCGATGTAAGATctcataaaaacattttaaagacTCGTTTATATAATTCCATACATGTTCACTTAACACTCGCTTACAAAACTATGAAATTTTCAAGATATTAAATTTATGGAAAACACATCTTTAACTCATTTGAACACAAACAAGTATTTGACAAgttaaaaatattatatcaaCGTTACTATATCGATTTATGTATCATAACATTGCAATCCACAACTGCTACTAACGTGTCTCGTAAGAGGAAGGCGGACATACATTAAACGAATTTATGCGAAACTCGTTCTGGAAACGACAGTTATACTTAGATTCGTACTAACATCTTAATTAAAAACTATATACGATTATTTATCATCAATAAGAAAACGACATTGCTTTGAAAAAGAACGAAATGTCAACGAACTTACAGATTTGATAGAGACCACTAAAGCTATAACCACAATTGGTACTAAAATTAAACAGTTTCGCGGGTCGAAAAATGGAAAAAATTACTCGCGGATCCGGTACAAAGGTTTGCCTACGAAACCTGCTCTTGTCGCTTTTTCATGAAAGAGAAAACGCTTAGTTTATTTGTAGTTGGATTAAATATGTGGTGTCATAGTGTATTCTCAAGCTTTTGTAAGAGTCGCTTTCATTTCCAAATTTAGAAAATGCACGCATTAAACGAATGTAAGTTTATGCTTGGTTTGCTGAAACTGGTAAACATATGTTTGAAAATAACATGGCGAATTTCTGAAACGGAACTTGTCTTAAAAATCTAAATCGACTTAAACTTGAATCTGCATTTAAAGCAAATCTTGCTAAGTTCTTAATTTGTCTTCACATTAAAGTAAGAAAAACTTTATGAGATGCTGAAAATATGTAGTTGTTTCTGTGGTTTGTATCGTTCTCTcatgtaaataatgttaaaagAATTATCTCAGTTCTTTACAAAACTTATAGTCGGGCCGCGCTATGCGAAAGGGGGGGGGGTGGCGGTTAAATGCATTGCTAagtgtcagggacgacactgttcgcttttattttatatttcgttTAACGGAAGACTGTTCTTGACGAACATTTATTTCGGCTTCGGACAGCaacggcttatctgggacgaaacattatgcatatgtattaaacccaattttcacaATTTGGTCTATactaaatgaataataaataaataaatatatgtttcagtaTTTTAGTCAATATTTGATTAATTATACTATATCTAAAATACATTAACTGCAGATGGCGTTAAATGAAACGCGTTATAAAATGCAGTTGTCTTTTTTGTATAAACGTTTTTAAACACTGACCCGAAAAACCtgaattttcacattttttatttaattttgactAGCCGTTCAAACAACCAATATAATTTCCAATCACTAACGATGTTAAAACCAGTGAAGACGTACTGTTCAATCACTTACGATGTTAAAGCCAGTGAAGACGTACTGTTCAATCACTTACGCTGTTAAAGCCAGTGAAGACGTACTGTTCAATCACCTACGATGTTAAAGCCAGTGAAGACGTACTGTTCAATCACTTACGATGTTAAAGCCAGTGAAGACGTAATGTTCAATTACGTACGATGTTATGCTAATGAAGACGTACTGTTCAATCACTTACGATGTTAAAGCCAGTGAAGACGTACTGTTCAATCACTAACGATGTTAAAGCCAGTGAAGACGTACTGTTCAATCACTTACGATGTTAAAGCCAGTGAAGACGCACTGTTCAATCACTTACGATGTTAAAGCCAGTGAAGACGTACTGGAGAATGGTGTCGTTGTGGAATCTCGCCATGACAGGGTCGACCACGATTCCCGCCTCTATGTACCTGTATGGTGACAGGGCACGTGATCACAGCATACAACTGACAATGTACAAACAACTGGCAATGTACCGACAACTGGCAACGTACACACTTATTGTTAAAGAAACAAATAGTTGTTATCAATAGAAAATACACAAACTATAACTTCAAGGTTTGACTGAGGTGTCAGGTTTATTAACCGgttaaaaaagcaaaaacattaaaaaaacaataaaaaagatgtaCATGCTTCATAGCGGTACAATAACATTTCATTCTAGTTACAagtaataaaaatagaaaaactatAACTTGTATGGGTAATCTTCGTTGCAATGAAGTGTTGATTACGTTAGTAGTTTAGTAACGCTGTCAGTCAGACATGATGAATTAGTGATTATACATAGAGATAATCACCACACAAGAGGACATTATATAAGACAGAACATAGAAGACAAGGTTTCAGCATTCATGCAGTATAGCTCTACTATGGATATTCTGTAAGAATAATTACATATGTGTGTTTTCGTGCTGTAGTGTTGTGTCCAGTGTTTGGTGTATTTCGTCATACAGCTTTGCAATCGGTCTCTTGCAAGATATTTAGAGGACCTAATGTTATAATTAGGCTGTACAAACTGTAGTTTTGCTTTGTTTATAACACTCGTTGAGATCTATTGTATTCCACATAGAGCTATTTAAATGAAGCGACAGTTTCACACCTAGTCCTGCATTTGTAACTGAGCCAAAGTGTGTGTTGTCTTAGGAATTATGAACGCTGCTGTTATTTCAGGGTATCGTCAACCATGCATTGTgtgatgttaaatttaataaaatttgtcGAACACACTGCCGTCAAGTGTCTACAAGTATGTCATATGTTTCACACTGGCTTAATTGCGTTTGATGATTGTTTTAATTCAATTATATGCCGCTTCTTCGTCGACTGGTATTACTGATACACGCCTAAAATGATCTATTTTTGGTGTGTTAgatttggaaaaaataataagaaatacagCATTTTATATGATACAAACATTCATAGGCCTCTCGCACAGTGACCTTTATGAAAAATACTTAGTATACTATAAATATATgatccgcgctctgtgaaaaggggtttaatgcatgtgcgtaatgtgtcgtcccagattaaactgtgcagtccgcacaggcttatcaggggtgacacttccccctaaactggatttttgtaaagaagagactatctgtaaacgaaaaataccataaagcggaaagtgtcttctctgattagcctgtgcgtactgcacatgctaatctggtacgacacatTTCGCACATGAATTAATCCCCCATTTCACAGAGCCCTGCTAAATGTATACAAGGGATACAGCTGACACACCAAGGTCTGAACTTAATCGAAACATAAGCCCTGTGATCTCACCTGGTTTTCATTTCGTTGACCTGGTGCCTCCCTTGTGCTTGAGAAGTGGGATAGAGTATGTCGGTAACGTCGTCTGCAAACGGCAAACACCGATCAAAGCTGAGGAACGTATTATGTTCTCtatatatcattattaaaatattattacatcAACGAGTTTTACCTTTTCAACAAGAAAaatttcatataatataataGCGAATTGTGATCGCTAAACTTCgattttcaatcagcaaaaacaatccaaaacGAGAGTCATACATATGAAAACCGTGATTAACGTGCGTATTTACTGTAGTATTAAGTCACCACTAAATAAAGACCGCCGACATTTTCTTTTAAACGATATTTGAATGGACAGTGTAATATGTTAAGTGTGCGTAGTCCTACCTTCCGTCTTGCACACGTGCTTGTCTCCCTGGTAACGGTAGATTACGTGATTGGGCGACGCTGACGTTGACGTCTGATCCGATGTCCGCTTCATGGGGTAGATGAACAGGCTCGTGTTGCCGAAACTGAGCAACCCTTTCTGTGAAGAgaacatcatttttttatttcaatattggaaTACAATCATGTGTGTTTATGGTTTCTTTTGaccttaaaataaatgttcaaagaAGGTGATTCGTGTTGCAAAAACTTAGCATCCCTTTTTGTGAAGaaacaatattttcttttcaaaatctTTTCACAAGAAATACGATTCGCTTTTGTTAACAAATGAATTATACataatttgatgttttattatattcattttctATATCCGTAGGATTGTTAAACTTCTTTAAACtgaatgaatattatttttttaaatcgattatttatcacatttctttaaaagtgATCGATATCGcaacaaaaacatcaaataagAGGACAATATCACTTTATTTTAactagtacatgtatttgatttacgCACACTCCCTTAAAGTTAACAATTTTTGCACTGAAATCAGTTTCAACTTATTGGATTCTAGCTCAGTTTAATGAAGGTCAAATGTTTTCCGAATCTTTATCTTGGGAAGAACAAGTACGTGGTTTCTTTCGAAATATCCTAAGATCGCTCATGAAATGTGGTTTAAACTGGAACATTAAAGAGGGACGCTTTATCTGCTACTTCATTATGACCTCAAATCAATGAAACAAGCTCCCTATGTCATCGACCCACACGGCCTTACCAGCCCTCCACAGACGCTGGCCGCCACCCAGGAGTCGTTGTGGGCGCTAGTAGTTCCGGTGTAGTAGCACGTGACGTCATGCTCCATGCAGGGGCTCACCGTTGAGTGGCCGCTTCCGTTCACTTGACGGATGATGCAGCCTGCAAATACATTTTAGCcccgttctggaaaaactgggcttaatgcacgtgggtaaagtgtcatcccagattagcctgtgcattcctcgcggtgacggcactttccgcttttatggaattgttcattTATAGTAgacaaaatccagttaaggcggaacgtgtcgtccctgataagcctgtgcgggctggACATGCTTATatggaacgacattttacgcacatacgTTCACGTGCCGAATGATGCAGCCTGCGAAGGGAAACAGAAAATACCATGTCCAGACTACACACAGATTATTCAGCTTTATCAGAGATCGAGGTTTAATATGAAAAATCGGCCATTTAaccaatattaaatttaataattatatatgggccgtgctctgcgaaaagggggtttaatacatgtgcgtatagtgtcgtccctgattagactgtgcagacagcacaggctaatatgggacgacactttacgcacatacatttaacacccttttcacagagcgccgaTCATATATATAGTTTGATTTATGGAATAACCTAACTGTACTGATATAGTGATGCCCAAATATTATAGCTTTAACATGTATaaaagtaaagcataaacagcataGTATTAGGCAATCGAGATAATTTGTTAGAAATATCAAATGcatactttgttgttgttgttttccctttcataaatatactaaaatgacatTGATTGATATTACCAATGGATAAAATGACAAGACGCATATTTACTTTCTATGATTACCACTGAAAACTACTTAAGCAATTTATGTATatagagggggtaatcacgtaattatcaagatggcgacgtccatgcagagacatgtattttttaccgttttaaaccttttattaattgtatttttttaaattccgttcacttttcagccatattagcaagaaagttactaacGTATATTTCAAAGTAATATCCACCCTATATTTCGACTTCACTCGCTGCGAAATATCTTAGCGGAATGACCTCATTagagctccactaagaaaatttgcggggagtaaagtcgagatataaggCGAATGTAAATACGACATTGACACTAATCACCTTTTCACtcatatggctggaaagtgagcgtcatttaaaacataaacacaagtaATTAAGGGTATATAACGGCAAAAAATAACTTTCtcggcatgggcgtcgccatcttgactaccACGTGATACCCACTCTGATAATAGTCGAATTTGTTGAActgatattaaaattgaaactcAGATATAGGATGTAAGAGTGTATATAGAGTGTCATCATAAACCT
This is a stretch of genomic DNA from Dreissena polymorpha isolate Duluth1 chromosome 7, UMN_Dpol_1.0, whole genome shotgun sequence. It encodes these proteins:
- the LOC127837792 gene encoding A disintegrin and metalloproteinase with thrombospondin motifs 6-like, with product MMSIWMSCLVTFSSLRVYTVADTIPVLDTLERIAIFGTEFSTDLPEYQSVVVHLLNGTENSDVDVKQFRKRPPTLQYRVSFGNETFTINLRKNTNMISSGCIIRQVNGSGHSTVSPCMEHDVTCYYTGTTSAHNDSWVAASVCGGLKGLLSFGNTSLFIYPMKRTSDQTSTSASPNHVIYRYQGDKHVCKTEDDVTDILYPTSQAQGRHQVNEMKTRYIEAGIVVDPVMARFHNDTILQYVFTGFNIASKLFADRSIGTLMKLLLSEIIVFNSSNGFDVSDTVDAEKTMNSFCEWQSKHHTLNTTDVTILLTRNDIEYGANDNGKSTIGLAFPFGACKIRNKCAVVEDTGPVFGLTLAHEIGHLIGMSHDNTSDNHCPPALMSASGKSGVDAFRWSNCSAKELNNNKFNLGCLENAPVSGDVDMTHLHGSQLAPLPLPAWCTQRTISAVLCLMTTPTSSSPQYMTPAKRSPATPIMAPNITPSL